CCGACGGGGTGACCCGCCGTCTCCCGGGCGGCAACGCGTACGCCACCTCCGCCTTCCTCACCGCCCTGACCGCGGCCCTGCCCGAGCAGCGGGACCCGGCAGGGAGCGCCCTCGTCACGACCGAGGAGGGCGGCACCATCATCAAGGTGTGGCAGGTGTGGACCGGCGGCGGGGCCTTCCTCGCGGCCTGCGTCGGCTACGTCTGGTGGACCGGCTCCGCCCACGGCGAGCTGATGGGCCTGGCCGCCTTCGGCGGACTGTTCGGGCTGATCGTCGGAGGACCGCTCACCTTCGCCACCTTCATCAGCGTCAAGAACCGGGTGGTCCTCCGTCGGCGTGGCATCACCGTCGCCGCCGCACGGCACTACCACCCGAACGGCAAGCGGGCGAGCTGGTACAAGTTCACCGACACCAGCGGCAACGAGCACACCACCAGCTACGGCTCCAACCGCATGACGGAAGAGATCCACGTCGTCTACGACCCGGAGAACACCGGGCTCAGTGCCGCCGCGGAGCCGCTCTTCTCGACCGTCCTGAAGCACTCCTTCGGCGGGTCGGTCTCGCTCGCGATCCTCACGCTCGGCCTGTGGGGCGTCCTCGCGCCCTACCTCTGACCCGGAGTACGGAGTGAGGGGCGCCCCGCCTGGCCGGCGGGGCGCCCCTCACTCCGTACTCCGTACAGCCGCAGTCAGCGCTTCGCGACGAAGACGTGCGCCGCGACCTCCGCGACCAGCTCGGCGGCCTCGCCGCTGCTGCCCACGAGGACACCACCCGGCGACTCCGTCACCGACACCACGGAACCGGGCTGCACGCCCGCCCTCCGCAGCGTGTACATCAGCTGGGCGTCCGTCTGGATCGGCTCGCCGATCCGGCGCACGACCACCGTCTTGCCACCGCTCGCGTCCAGGTCCGCGAGGGAGACCATCGAGTCGTCGAGGAAGGCCTCGGCCTCCGCCTTCTCGCCCAGCTCCTCGAGACCCGGGATCGGGTTCCCGTACGGCGACTCCGTCGGGTGACGCAGCAGCTCCAGGACCCGCCGCTCCACGGCCTCGCTCATCACGTGCTCCCAGCGGCACGCCTCCGCGTGGACCTGCTCCCACTCCAGGCCGATCACGTCGACGAGCAGACACTCCGCGAGGCGGTGCTTGCGCATGACGCGGGTGGCGAGGCGGCGGCCCTCGTCCGTCAGCTCCAGATGGCGGTCACTCGCCACGGCCACCAGGCCGTCGCGCTCCATCCGGGCCACCGTCTGGCTCACCGTGGGGCCGCTCTGGTCGAGCCGCTCGGCGATCCGGGCGCGCATAGGGACCACACCTTCCTCCTCAAGCTCGAGGATGGTGCGGAGATACATCTCCGTTGTGTCGATCAGTCCGGACATACGTGCCCCTCGATGAGTCGTGCGCTGGCCCTGACCCAATTCTGACGCATCGCGCCGACAACCGGGCCGCACTGGGGTGAGGCGGTATTGACAGAGCAATGGTCCAGACCGCACCGTGATCCGCGACCACGACGAGAAGGAGCCGCCGCCATGGGCGAGAGCAAGCTGGCCGGACAGTTCTTCGACGCCGCGATCGGCCTGCTCCAGCAGGTCCGCGACGGGGACTCCGAAGAGATCGCCGCCGCCGGCGCCGCGATCGCCGAAGCCGTCGCGAACGGCAACAGGCTCTTCGCCTTCGGCGCGGGCCACTCCTCGCTCGCCGCCCAGGACGTCGTCTACCGGGCCGGCGGCCTCGCGCTGATGAACCTGCTCGCCGTCCCCGGCGTCGTCGGCGTGGACGTCATGCCCGCCACGCTCGGCTCGGCCCTGGAGCGGGTCGACGGCCTCGCCGGGGCGGTCCTGGACTCCTCCCCCGCCAAGGCCGGGGACGTCCTGATCATCATCTCCCTCTCCGGACGCAACGCCCTGCCCGTCGAGATGGCGATGAACGCCCGCGCCCTCGGCCTCACCGTCATCGGCGTCACCTCCGTGGCGTACGCGACGGAGACGAAGTCGCGGCACGTCTCGGGGTCGTACCTCAAGGACCACTGCGACATCGTCCTCGACTCCAGGATCGCCATCGGGGACGCGGAGCTCACCCACGAGGGCATCGAGGCGCCGTTCGCACCCGCGTCGACCGTCGTGACCAGCGCGCTCATGCAGGCCACGATGGCCGCCGCCGCCGAGGAACTCGTACGCCGGGGCATCGAGCCGCCGCTGCTGCGCTCCGGGAACGTGGACGGCGGGCACGAGTGGAACGGCCGCGTGATGACGGAGTACGGCGACCGGATCTTCTTCCGGCACTGAGCGGGTACGGGGCGGGGCCGCCTGTCACGCCCAGGGCCGCCGCCCCCTCACTCCCCCGGCGGTAGTCCGAGCTCCGCCGCGATCCTGGACGCCACCGTCTCCGCGAAGACCACGTCCTCCCGCTCGAAGCCCGGGCGGCACGCGGCCCGCAGGAACGTCAGCACGCCCAGCGTCCGGCCCCGGGTGCGCAGGACCGCGCACAGGGCGTGCGCCGCGTCCCCGGGCCACTGATGGGCCTCCGCCCACACCTCGGCGGTCCGGCCCGCGCTCGCCCGCACGGTGCCCGCACGGTCCAAGGCCTGGAGCGCCGGATGCCTCGGCCCGTACCGCAGCGGAATGTCGCCGCCCACGACCGGGGAGGACGGTCCGGGGGCACTCGGCGGGGTGGCCAGGGCGCGGGTCAGACGGCGCTCCCCGACGACCCGGTCGACGAGGGCGTGGTCCGCGAAACCGGCCAGGGCGAAGTCGAGCAGGACCGTCGCCGCCTCCTCCGCGGTCTCGCACTCCGCGGCCGCCGCGCCCGCCCGGTGCAGCTGGCTCCACCGGAACCGCAGCCGGTCCGCCTCGCGCACCGCGAGCCGGTCCTCCGTCACGTCCTGGAACAGCCAGGCCACGCCCAGCGGCACCGGCTCCTCCGCCATCGGCGAGGACAGCCGCAGGAAGCCGCTGCGCCAGCACCGGCGCTGCTCGCCCGACGACGTCCGCAGCGTCACCCACACCTCGGCGGGCGCGGGCGGCGTGCCGGCCGCCAGGACGTGCTGGAGGGCGGCCTCCAGCTCCTCGGCGCCGTGCACGACGACGTCGCCGAGCGGGCGGCCGAGCAGGGCCGTACGGCCCGTACCGAAGGCGCGGGCCGCGTGGCCGTTGACGACGGCGGGGCGCAGGTCGGCGTCGACGAGGACGACACCCCAGGAGGCGTCCTCGAAGAGGGCCTCGCTCAGGGCGACGGAACGCTCCAGATCGAGCTGTACGTGGACCTCGCTGAACGCGCAGTAGACGCCCGCCGGGCTGCCGTCGGCGCCGCGCACCCCGGCGGCCTGGCTCCGTACGAGCACCCGCCCACCGTCCTTGCGCAGCAGCGCCAGCTCATGGACCTGCCGGCCGGGGCCCTTCATGGCCCCCATCAGCCGCCCGAGGGTCTCCTCGGCGTCCGCGCCGCGCGCCGCCCACCCCCCGAACCCGCGCCGCCCGACGGCCTCCCCGGCGGACCAGCCGAGGATCCGCTCGGCCTCACGGTTCCAGTGCGTGATCGTCCCGTCGGCGTCCAGGGCGCAGAGCGCCGCGTCCATCCCGTCGAGCAGCGCGGCCAACAGATCGGCCCCGGCCCCCGGAACGGAGGCGGTCTCGCTCGCGGCCCCCGTGAATGCACTCATCCCGGTACCCCCCATGCTGCGCCCATTCAACTGGAACGTGACGCAGAGCACACCCCGCTTCCGCGAATTGAATAAATGGGTTGAGGGGCACGGGGGGCGCTTCCTAGGGTGTGGGTACACGCGAAAGGAGGTGATCCGAAGACATGGTTTCTTTTCGGACTCGTGAGGTGACTGCGGGCTAAGGCCTGCCGTCGCACGCACTCTGTGCACCTCGGCAGGCCAGTCTGCCGAACACCACCGCAGTCACCCGACCCGTGAGTCGCCGGTCAGTCCGACCGGCTCCTGTCCGAACCTAGGCGGACGGGACCAAGGCTCACGGGTCGTCTGCGTTTTCGCGGTCGTTCAGGGAGCGAGGCGCTCCACGCGCCAGGTTTCGCCGCCGTTGTCCTCGGCGCCGGTGTCCTCACGGACGTACCGCAGGCGGTCGTGGAGGCGGTTCTCGTGGCCCTGCCAGAACTCGACCGCGTCCGGGACGACCCGGATGCCGCCCCACTCCGGCGGGACCGGGACCTGTTCGTCCTCGGGGTAGCGGGTCTCCAGCTCCTCGTAGCGGGCGAGGAGTTCCTCGCGGGAGGCGATCACCGAGGACTGGTGGCTCGCCCAGGCGCCGAGCTGGGAGCCGTGCGGGCGGGTGCGGAAGTAGGCGACCGTCTCGTCGCGGCCCGTGCGGACCGCGCGGCCCGTGACGATGACCTGGCGGGCCAGCGGGTGCCAGGGGAAGAGCAGCGAGATCTGCGGGTTGGCCGCCAGCTCCTCGCCCTTGCGCGAGCTGTAGTTGGTGAAGAAGACGAAGCCGGCCGCGTCGTAGTGCTTCAGCAGGACCGTCCGGGAGGACGGGCGGCCGTCGGGGGTCGCCGTGGAGACGACCATCGCGTTCGGCTCGTGGATCGCCGGGTTCTCCGCGGTCTCCTTGAACCAGCGGGAGAACTGCGCGATCGGCTCGGGCGCGAGGTCGGACACGGACAGCTCCGTGGTGCGGTACTGCTCGCGCATGTCGGCGGGATCCAGGGCGTCGGGATCCGGGGCGTCGGTCACGGCGTCGGCGTTCGTCGCGGGATCGGTCACGGGGCCATCCTGCCGCAGCACCTCAGTCTGCCCGGCACCGCCCGGCGCTAATCCTCTCTCGCCGGATCGGCGCAGTGTGCCGGATGTCACGCTTCCCCGCATCATCGGAACCGTACAGACTCTTGGGCTGGATGACTGTTGATTCCCCACCATCGACCACCGCACGGTTGATCGATCATCGATAGAGGAGCCGCCTGATGTCCGACTTCGTACCCGGGCTCGAGGG
The sequence above is a segment of the Streptomyces sp. NBC_01255 genome. Coding sequences within it:
- the pdxH gene encoding pyridoxamine 5'-phosphate oxidase, which codes for MMRGSVTSGTLRRSGERGLAPGGAGQTEVLRQDGPVTDPATNADAVTDAPDPDALDPADMREQYRTTELSVSDLAPEPIAQFSRWFKETAENPAIHEPNAMVVSTATPDGRPSSRTVLLKHYDAAGFVFFTNYSSRKGEELAANPQISLLFPWHPLARQVIVTGRAVRTGRDETVAYFRTRPHGSQLGAWASHQSSVIASREELLARYEELETRYPEDEQVPVPPEWGGIRVVPDAVEFWQGHENRLHDRLRYVREDTGAEDNGGETWRVERLAP
- a CDS encoding PAS domain-containing protein, which codes for MSAFTGAASETASVPGAGADLLAALLDGMDAALCALDADGTITHWNREAERILGWSAGEAVGRRGFGGWAARGADAEETLGRLMGAMKGPGRQVHELALLRKDGGRVLVRSQAAGVRGADGSPAGVYCAFSEVHVQLDLERSVALSEALFEDASWGVVLVDADLRPAVVNGHAARAFGTGRTALLGRPLGDVVVHGAEELEAALQHVLAAGTPPAPAEVWVTLRTSSGEQRRCWRSGFLRLSSPMAEEPVPLGVAWLFQDVTEDRLAVREADRLRFRWSQLHRAGAAAAECETAEEAATVLLDFALAGFADHALVDRVVGERRLTRALATPPSAPGPSSPVVGGDIPLRYGPRHPALQALDRAGTVRASAGRTAEVWAEAHQWPGDAAHALCAVLRTRGRTLGVLTFLRAACRPGFEREDVVFAETVASRIAAELGLPPGE
- a CDS encoding metal-dependent transcriptional regulator; its protein translation is MSGLIDTTEMYLRTILELEEEGVVPMRARIAERLDQSGPTVSQTVARMERDGLVAVASDRHLELTDEGRRLATRVMRKHRLAECLLVDVIGLEWEQVHAEACRWEHVMSEAVERRVLELLRHPTESPYGNPIPGLEELGEKAEAEAFLDDSMVSLADLDASGGKTVVVRRIGEPIQTDAQLMYTLRRAGVQPGSVVSVTESPGGVLVGSSGEAAELVAEVAAHVFVAKR
- a CDS encoding SIS domain-containing protein — its product is MGESKLAGQFFDAAIGLLQQVRDGDSEEIAAAGAAIAEAVANGNRLFAFGAGHSSLAAQDVVYRAGGLALMNLLAVPGVVGVDVMPATLGSALERVDGLAGAVLDSSPAKAGDVLIIISLSGRNALPVEMAMNARALGLTVIGVTSVAYATETKSRHVSGSYLKDHCDIVLDSRIAIGDAELTHEGIEAPFAPASTVVTSALMQATMAAAAEELVRRGIEPPLLRSGNVDGGHEWNGRVMTEYGDRIFFRH